A genome region from Labilibaculum antarcticum includes the following:
- a CDS encoding arylsulfatase, which produces MKIKNLFRALTIALPILGCQPEAPVEKPNVILIMTDDQGYGDLACHGNSIIKTPNIDQLYSESVRLTNFHTGTTCTPTRGGLMTGRNSNRNGTWHTIGGCSLLNEKETTIADVFSENGYATAMFGKWHLGDMYPFRPHDRGFDTAFYNGGGGVGQTPDYWNNDYFDDTYFRNGEPEKVEGYCTDVWFKEASKFVQANKEKPFFLYLSLNAPHSPFNVPEKYYEMYKDANLKPAQKRFYGMITEMDEQVGKFRKKLEEQGVSKNTILIFMTDNGTIAGYYIDKKTGETTGYNAGMRGIKGSQYDGGHRVPCFISWPDAMPKEGRDINSLTAHVDLLPTLVDLCDLKHTYESEMDGKSLKDMIFNEPSKTDFDKRMLVTDTQRIQWPKKGRNSCVMTTRWRLVNGDELYDIHEDPGQNVNVANAYPDVVSEMNSFYDQWWTSTEKDFEYSLMKIGSDHENPMHLTCHDMHSEQNIPWNQNYIRKGDAFSEGEFFTEVVKSGKYKFTISRYPEESNLEMDAAVDGVKATSHTEMIEEGKSLSLKNPMIVVDGKEYKCSFTKDNKAAEVEIELAAGKMNFYGSFTNDKGEKEMAYYFLVERL; this is translated from the coding sequence ATGAAAATAAAAAACTTATTTAGAGCACTTACTATTGCTCTACCCATTTTGGGTTGTCAACCAGAAGCTCCTGTTGAAAAACCAAATGTTATTTTAATAATGACTGATGATCAGGGGTATGGCGATTTGGCTTGCCATGGAAACTCGATTATTAAAACGCCGAATATTGATCAATTGTATTCGGAAAGTGTTCGTTTGACCAATTTTCATACAGGAACCACATGTACTCCAACGCGAGGAGGATTAATGACTGGTCGTAATTCTAATCGAAATGGAACATGGCATACCATTGGTGGATGTTCTTTATTGAATGAAAAGGAGACTACAATTGCTGATGTTTTTTCGGAAAATGGTTATGCGACAGCTATGTTTGGAAAATGGCATTTGGGAGATATGTACCCATTTCGTCCACACGATAGAGGTTTTGATACTGCTTTTTATAATGGGGGTGGTGGCGTAGGTCAAACGCCTGATTATTGGAACAATGATTATTTCGATGACACTTATTTTCGAAATGGAGAACCAGAGAAAGTAGAAGGCTATTGCACAGATGTTTGGTTTAAGGAAGCGAGTAAATTTGTTCAAGCAAATAAAGAGAAACCATTTTTCCTTTACTTGTCGTTGAATGCACCGCACAGTCCATTTAATGTGCCAGAGAAGTATTACGAAATGTATAAAGATGCCAATTTGAAGCCAGCACAAAAGCGTTTTTATGGTATGATTACTGAGATGGATGAGCAGGTGGGAAAATTCCGTAAAAAATTGGAAGAACAAGGCGTTTCTAAAAACACAATCCTGATTTTCATGACCGATAACGGAACTATTGCAGGTTATTATATAGATAAGAAAACGGGTGAAACAACTGGTTATAATGCTGGAATGAGAGGGATAAAAGGAAGTCAATACGACGGTGGTCATCGAGTTCCTTGTTTTATTAGTTGGCCCGACGCAATGCCTAAAGAAGGTAGAGATATTAATTCGTTAACCGCTCATGTTGATTTATTACCAACATTAGTCGATTTGTGTGATTTGAAACACACCTATGAATCAGAGATGGATGGAAAATCTCTTAAGGATATGATCTTTAATGAACCGTCAAAAACTGATTTTGACAAAAGAATGTTGGTGACAGATACTCAGCGTATTCAATGGCCAAAAAAAGGCAGAAATTCATGCGTAATGACAACACGATGGCGTTTGGTGAATGGTGATGAGTTGTATGATATTCATGAAGATCCGGGGCAGAACGTGAATGTTGCTAATGCCTATCCTGATGTTGTATCAGAAATGAATTCATTTTACGATCAATGGTGGACGAGTACCGAGAAGGATTTTGAATATTCATTAATGAAAATAGGATCTGATCATGAAAATCCAATGCACTTGACTTGTCATGATATGCACAGTGAGCAGAATATTCCTTGGAATCAGAATTATATCCGTAAAGGAGATGCTTTTAGCGAAGGTGAATTTTTTACCGAAGTTGTGAAATCAGGCAAGTACAAGTTTACTATTTCAAGATATCCTGAAGAGAGTAATTTGGAAATGGATGCTGCGGTTGATGGTGTAAAAGCGACCAGTCATACCGAAATGATAGAGGAGGGGAAATCATTATCCTTAAAGAACCCAATGATTGTTGTTGATGGAAAAGAGTACAAATGCTCTTTTACAAAAGACAATAAAGCTGCTGAGGTTGAAATTGAATTGGCGGCAGGTAAAATGAATTTTTACGGAAGTTTTACCAATGATAAAGGAGAGAAGGAAATGGCTTACTATTTTCTTGTAGAGAGATTGTAG